The following proteins are co-located in the bacterium genome:
- the rho gene encoding transcription termination factor Rho, with protein sequence MDIDELKTKTISELADYAKSLKIESITGLKKADIIFKILEAQTQQNGNIFAEGVLEVLEDGYGFLRSPSYNYMPGPDDIYVSHSQIKRFSLKTGDSVSGQIRPPKDSERYFALLKIEAINHENPEASKDKIFFDNLTPVHPNRKFDLETTPNEVSTRIMNLLCPIGFGQRGLIVAPPFTGKTMLMQKVANAITANHPDISLIVLLIDERPEEVTEMQRAVKGEVISSTFDEPQNRHVQVANMVIEKAKRLVEYGHHVVILLDSITRLARAYNNIIPHSGKILSGGIDANALTWPKQFFGAARNIENGGSLTILATTLIETGSRMDDVIYEEFKGRGNMEMVLDRKLSNRRIFPAMDIKRSATRKEELLLTEAELNRIWIMRRILDPMGTAEAMEFLLEKIRDTKNNKALLETMSANSL encoded by the coding sequence ATGGACATTGATGAACTCAAGACAAAGACTATTTCCGAGCTTGCCGATTATGCGAAAAGCCTGAAAATCGAAAGTATCACCGGCCTGAAAAAAGCCGATATAATCTTCAAGATTCTCGAAGCACAGACCCAGCAGAACGGCAACATTTTCGCCGAGGGCGTTCTGGAAGTCCTCGAGGATGGGTACGGGTTCCTCCGGTCGCCGTCATATAATTACATGCCTGGCCCGGACGATATCTATGTTTCCCACTCCCAGATCAAGCGCTTCTCGCTGAAAACAGGCGATTCCGTCTCCGGCCAGATTCGTCCGCCAAAGGATTCGGAACGGTATTTCGCGCTCCTTAAAATCGAAGCCATCAATCATGAAAATCCCGAAGCATCGAAAGATAAAATCTTTTTCGATAACCTCACCCCCGTACACCCGAACCGGAAATTCGACCTCGAAACGACACCCAACGAGGTGAGCACCCGTATCATGAATCTGCTCTGCCCGATCGGGTTCGGCCAGCGCGGACTCATCGTCGCCCCGCCTTTTACCGGGAAAACGATGCTCATGCAGAAGGTCGCCAATGCCATTACGGCTAACCATCCCGATATCAGCCTCATCGTCCTCCTCATAGACGAGCGGCCTGAGGAAGTGACCGAAATGCAGCGCGCAGTCAAGGGAGAGGTTATCTCGTCCACATTCGATGAACCTCAGAACAGGCATGTCCAGGTCGCCAACATGGTCATCGAGAAGGCGAAACGGCTTGTCGAGTATGGTCATCACGTGGTGATTCTGCTCGATTCGATTACCCGGCTCGCACGGGCGTACAATAATATTATCCCGCATTCCGGAAAAATTCTGTCGGGCGGTATCGACGCCAACGCACTGACATGGCCCAAACAGTTTTTCGGTGCGGCCCGTAATATCGAGAACGGCGGCAGTCTGACCATACTTGCCACCACGCTCATCGAGACCGGCTCGCGTATGGATGATGTTATCTACGAGGAATTCAAAGGCCGCGGAAACATGGAGATGGTGCTCGACCGCAAGCTGTCGAACCGCCGCATATTCCCCGCAATGGACATCAAACGTTCCGCAACCCGTAAGGAAGAGCTCCTGCTCACCGAGGCCGAGCTGAACCGTATCTGGATCATGCGCCGTATCCTCGATCCCATGGGTACCGCCGAGGCGATGGAATTTCTCCTTGAGAAAATACGAGATACGAAAAACAACAAGGCGCTGCTCGAAACCATGAGCGCAAACAGCCTGTAA
- a CDS encoding ABC transporter ATP-binding protein: protein MIRIENLTKYYGDFKAVDNVSFNINDGEILGFLGPNGAGKTTTLKVLTCFMPPTSGTIKYKDLDVHENSMEIRQMIGYLPENAPLYEYMSTMEYLEYICDLREIRGARRKERMDAMIETCGLSKMIGKDIGELSKGYRQRVGIAQAMIHEPDILILDEPTVGLDPNQIVEIRNLIRKVGKEKTVILSTHILSEVEATCDRVVIISSGEIVADGTTDSLRSQMTGQSVLHLELKGDVPDAADVFSGLGNVATVSTMSGKNGGTVEFDIGIRGDRDIREDVFRTAVAKGWTILEMHLQENNLEDVFRNLTKSQGA, encoded by the coding sequence ATGATCAGAATTGAAAACCTTACAAAGTACTATGGGGATTTCAAAGCCGTTGATAATGTCTCTTTTAACATCAACGACGGCGAAATCCTGGGCTTTCTGGGGCCGAACGGCGCCGGAAAGACAACAACCCTCAAAGTTCTCACCTGTTTCATGCCCCCGACATCGGGCACAATCAAGTACAAAGACCTCGATGTACATGAAAACTCGATGGAAATCCGTCAGATGATAGGCTATCTGCCCGAAAATGCGCCCCTCTATGAGTACATGAGTACCATGGAATACCTCGAATATATCTGTGATCTCAGGGAGATCAGGGGTGCCCGGAGAAAAGAACGGATGGATGCGATGATCGAGACATGCGGCCTTTCCAAAATGATCGGCAAAGACATCGGAGAACTATCCAAGGGTTATCGTCAGCGCGTGGGGATTGCTCAGGCGATGATTCATGAACCCGATATCCTTATCCTCGATGAGCCTACAGTCGGTCTCGACCCCAACCAGATCGTTGAGATTCGCAATCTCATCAGAAAAGTCGGAAAGGAAAAAACGGTCATTCTTTCGACACATATTCTCAGCGAGGTCGAAGCGACCTGCGACAGGGTGGTCATCATCTCCTCCGGCGAAATCGTTGCGGATGGCACCACGGACTCTCTGAGGAGCCAGATGACGGGACAGTCGGTTCTCCATCTCGAGCTCAAGGGTGATGTACCCGATGCGGCGGATGTGTTCTCGGGACTCGGCAATGTTGCCACTGTCAGCACCATGTCAGGGAAAAACGGCGGAACCGTCGAGTTCGATATCGGCATCAGGGGAGACCGCGATATCCGGGAGGATGTTTTCAGAACGGCAGTCGCTAAAGGCTGGACAATCCTTGAAATGCACCTTCAGGAGAATAACCTCGAGGATGTATTCCGTAATCTCACAAAATCCCAGGGGGCTTGA
- a CDS encoding ABC transporter permease has product MKKILPIFRREVFAYFYSPVAYIVISVFLIITGWFFTSEMFLSNESSLRSVFSIIPFIFIFFVPAITMRLLSEERKSGTIELLFTMPISDLEIILGKYFAGLSLLTVALIFTLPFAISIVFLGTPDIGMLITGYLGLILMGASYVAIGIFASTVSRNQVVAFIVAFAIIFVLWLINKFLMLIPPPFVPVLQYLSIDYHYENIGRGVIDSRDITYYLSLIIFMLSLAKLSLESRKWS; this is encoded by the coding sequence ATGAAGAAGATTTTACCTATTTTCCGCCGTGAAGTATTCGCATACTTCTACTCACCGGTGGCATATATCGTAATATCGGTGTTCCTCATAATCACCGGATGGTTTTTTACGAGCGAGATGTTCCTGTCGAATGAATCATCCCTCAGGAGCGTTTTCAGCATCATTCCGTTCATTTTTATCTTTTTCGTTCCGGCTATCACCATGCGTCTTCTGAGCGAGGAACGGAAAAGCGGAACCATCGAACTCCTCTTCACCATGCCCATCAGCGACCTCGAGATCATACTCGGCAAGTATTTCGCCGGGCTCAGTCTGCTGACGGTGGCATTGATCTTTACATTGCCCTTTGCCATTTCCATTGTCTTTCTCGGGACACCGGACATAGGAATGCTCATAACCGGGTACCTGGGTCTGATCCTTATGGGAGCCTCCTATGTGGCCATCGGGATTTTCGCCTCGACAGTGTCACGAAACCAGGTGGTTGCATTCATCGTGGCTTTTGCCATCATTTTCGTCTTGTGGCTCATCAATAAATTTCTCATGCTTATTCCGCCTCCGTTTGTACCCGTACTCCAGTACCTGAGTATCGACTATCATTATGAAAATATCGGACGAGGGGTAATCGACTCACGTGATATAACATACTACCTGTCACTGATCATCTTCATGCTGTCACTGGCTAAACTGTCACTGGAAAGCCGAAAATGGAGTTGA
- a CDS encoding GldG family protein codes for MKKLNSASILSILFLLGILVMVNAIGIRYFLRADLTSANMYSLAKASKNIVGSVEDKILVKAYFSPNLPGNYSSIERYLHDMLDDYRAYSHGHFEYEFINPGNEQKLEEEAQSFQIPPRQFQVVENDKIEVVKGYTGVAFVYGDKKEALPSIDNIDNLEYEITSLIKRITTDRQPILGVASTGTEQDRQQMQKLYEALGRNYNVQPVDLDKTIEKGVDGLLILAPRLPFTDWQLFNIDQYIINGGKAMMLMNWYHADIREGQQAMPYELNINKLLNAYGIGLGEDMISDANCATVGMTSQQGFFQVTQPVRFPYFPVIQTFNPSNIITRDLQKIQTYYPSSVDTTLAAAKGFTVQGLMYTSNLATRDTGPAVYLDPFRRRTKQDFPESHIPIAALVRGKFKSFLAESGPPAQNKDGEAYSGPFKAEADAENRLILVGDGHLGIDQYIDAYGLMFMQNAIDWLIQSEDLIAIRSKQIPQKPLKDIPPVAKKFVKWGNLFGPTILIIILGIVLWQVRRIKKKALMAL; via the coding sequence ATGAAAAAACTGAATAGTGCATCTATACTTTCGATCCTTTTTCTTTTGGGTATACTGGTGATGGTAAACGCGATAGGAATCAGGTATTTCCTTCGCGCCGACCTTACCAGCGCAAACATGTATTCTCTTGCCAAGGCATCAAAAAATATCGTCGGCAGCGTCGAGGACAAAATCCTCGTCAAGGCATACTTCTCCCCCAACCTGCCGGGCAATTATTCGAGCATAGAACGCTATCTCCATGATATGCTCGATGATTACCGGGCGTATTCGCATGGCCATTTCGAATACGAATTCATCAACCCGGGCAACGAACAGAAACTTGAAGAGGAGGCACAGAGCTTCCAGATTCCTCCGCGGCAGTTTCAGGTTGTAGAGAACGACAAGATCGAGGTCGTAAAGGGGTATACGGGAGTCGCTTTCGTGTACGGCGACAAAAAGGAAGCCCTGCCGTCAATCGACAATATCGATAACCTCGAATACGAGATCACAAGCCTGATCAAACGCATCACCACCGACCGTCAGCCGATACTGGGCGTAGCCTCGACGGGAACCGAGCAGGACAGGCAGCAGATGCAGAAGCTCTATGAAGCCCTTGGCCGTAATTATAACGTTCAGCCGGTTGATTTGGATAAAACCATAGAAAAAGGGGTGGATGGCCTTCTGATCCTGGCGCCCCGCCTGCCGTTTACCGACTGGCAGCTTTTCAATATCGACCAGTATATAATCAACGGCGGCAAAGCCATGATGCTCATGAACTGGTATCACGCGGATATCCGCGAGGGCCAGCAGGCGATGCCGTACGAACTCAATATCAACAAACTCCTGAACGCCTATGGTATCGGTCTAGGCGAGGACATGATCAGCGATGCGAACTGCGCCACGGTTGGCATGACATCGCAGCAGGGATTCTTTCAGGTAACCCAGCCGGTGAGATTCCCCTATTTCCCGGTGATACAGACATTCAATCCCAGCAATATAATCACGCGTGACCTCCAGAAAATTCAGACATATTATCCGTCATCGGTCGATACAACACTCGCCGCAGCCAAGGGATTCACGGTACAGGGACTCATGTATACCTCGAATCTGGCAACGAGAGATACGGGCCCGGCGGTCTATCTCGATCCCTTCCGGAGGAGAACGAAACAGGACTTCCCCGAATCGCATATCCCTATCGCTGCGCTGGTCAGAGGCAAGTTCAAATCATTTTTAGCCGAATCGGGTCCACCGGCGCAAAACAAGGACGGCGAGGCATACAGCGGGCCGTTTAAAGCTGAAGCAGATGCCGAAAACAGACTCATTCTTGTCGGCGACGGGCATCTGGGGATTGACCAATACATTGACGCATACGGGCTCATGTTCATGCAGAACGCAATCGACTGGCTGATTCAGAGTGAAGACCTCATAGCCATCAGGTCCAAGCAGATTCCCCAGAAACCGTTGAAGGATATTCCGCCGGTTGCCAAGAAGTTTGTCAAGTGGGGCAATCTTTTCGGGCCGACTATTCTGATAATCATACTGGGAATCGTGCTGTGGCAGGTTCGCCGTATCAAGAAAAAAGCCTTGATGGCTCTGTGA
- a CDS encoding DUF4340 domain-containing protein: protein MKNKTTLMLGGAFLVLVLIFLITSYNPPEETKGATALFPSEKPLIDKFEIKRANGESIVLEKKNSLWYITSPFEYKASDVAIEQTITGLLNIQIDGVVSNRKEAQEKFGVSDSTGISLKAYSNGKSVLDVIAGKNTVDLTHTYVRMANSSDISLWRGLFARQIDKEIDDWRDKTIYSFNPGDILTVSIKQGSIIREAVLQDTTWVYKENGKEKPVDQAKIKQSVNFIATMNCDTFAEGPDIPRAAEKAADTQVTFTVRNGDKHTYDVWTPGENDNGRYLVRKENGDILFRFYRFRGSRIILNYEDIKSI from the coding sequence ATGAAAAATAAAACAACACTCATGCTTGGCGGTGCATTTCTCGTTCTTGTTCTGATTTTCCTGATTACATCCTATAATCCGCCGGAAGAGACAAAAGGGGCAACAGCATTGTTCCCGAGCGAAAAACCGCTTATCGACAAGTTTGAGATCAAGCGGGCCAACGGGGAAAGCATTGTGCTGGAGAAGAAAAACAGCCTCTGGTATATAACCTCTCCCTTTGAATACAAAGCCTCGGATGTAGCCATCGAGCAAACTATCACCGGTCTGCTCAATATTCAGATCGATGGTGTCGTATCGAACCGGAAAGAGGCTCAGGAAAAATTTGGCGTGAGCGATTCGACAGGCATATCGCTGAAAGCTTACAGCAATGGGAAAAGTGTGCTCGATGTCATCGCCGGAAAAAACACTGTCGACCTGACACATACCTATGTACGTATGGCGAATTCATCCGATATATCGCTCTGGCGTGGTCTGTTCGCTCGTCAGATTGACAAGGAAATCGACGATTGGCGTGACAAGACCATCTACAGCTTCAATCCCGGAGATATCCTCACTGTTTCGATAAAACAGGGTTCTATAATCCGTGAAGCCGTACTTCAGGACACCACATGGGTCTATAAGGAAAACGGCAAGGAAAAACCTGTCGACCAGGCGAAGATAAAACAGTCGGTGAATTTTATCGCCACCATGAACTGCGATACGTTTGCCGAAGGGCCGGACATCCCCAGGGCAGCTGAAAAAGCGGCTGATACACAGGTCACCTTCACCGTACGAAACGGCGACAAGCACACTTACGATGTCTGGACACCGGGTGAAAACGACAACGGCCGTTACCTCGTCCGGAAAGAAAACGGCGACATTCTTTTCCGTTTTTACCGGTTCCGCGGTTCGCGGATTATCCTGAACTATGAGGATATAAAATCGATTTAA